In Candidatus Nanopelagicales bacterium, a genomic segment contains:
- a CDS encoding HAD-IC family P-type ATPase — protein sequence MTVTTEVDPRVGLTAAQVAERIARGQTNDAPDPRSRSLGDIVRTNTFTWFNGLIGTLWVLMMLVAPWQDALFGIVVVANTGIGIVQEYRAARALAKLSVIGEAKPVVRRDGVDAEVRPSEVVLDDVVVLRPGDQLVVDGVVLEGQSLEIDESLLTGEADPVDKSVGDEAMSGSFVVAGSGLYQATRVGKDSFASGLTAEAKKYSLTNSELRDSIMRFIRFVSWFLIPIGVLLIVSQLRADIPLKDAIRGSIAGVVTMVPEGLVLLTSIAMAVAVVRLAQKKTLVQEMPAVEVLARVDVVCVDKTGTLTQPGMAVRDVVVLDPEAPVDQALGAMGASEESPNPTLQAVAAAYASPGWRMTDGIAFSSARKWSAATFEGQGTWLLGAPEILLPDGDPARATSDEIAARGSRVLLLARSTAGPGAGPDADGDAGPVAAAALVVIEQLLRPDVADTMRYFLDQDVEIKVISGDNPTTVGAIAVQAGIPRAEDPVDARTLPEDVAELAEVMEGHSVFGRVTPAQKQQMVEALHLKGHTVAMTGDGVNDVLALKKADLGIAMGSGSAATRAVAQIVLLDNKFSVMPSVVAEGRRVLGNIERVSDVFLTKSIYAAIISLMTGVFAVAFPFLPRHLSVISSLTIGIPGFFLALMPNTERFRPGFFRRVLLFAVPAGVIAAASAFTSYLIASRVTDDASAKTSATVTLFIVALAVLLQSARPLNPIRWAIVGLMAAMFLAILYIPPLSRFFALDLSADADSLVAVGIGLVGGALVLLATRITDKWRRAPA from the coding sequence GTGACGGTCACGACCGAGGTCGACCCCCGGGTCGGCCTGACTGCGGCACAGGTCGCGGAGCGCATCGCCCGCGGGCAGACCAACGACGCCCCCGACCCGCGCAGCCGCAGCCTCGGCGACATCGTCCGGACCAACACGTTCACCTGGTTCAACGGGCTGATCGGCACGCTGTGGGTCCTGATGATGCTGGTGGCGCCCTGGCAGGACGCCCTGTTCGGCATCGTCGTCGTCGCCAACACCGGCATCGGGATCGTCCAGGAGTACCGCGCCGCCCGGGCGCTGGCCAAGCTGTCCGTGATCGGGGAGGCCAAGCCGGTCGTACGCCGCGACGGGGTCGACGCAGAGGTACGACCCAGCGAGGTGGTGCTCGACGACGTCGTCGTCCTGCGCCCCGGCGACCAGCTCGTCGTCGACGGCGTCGTCCTGGAGGGGCAGAGCCTGGAGATCGACGAGAGCCTGCTGACGGGCGAGGCGGACCCGGTCGACAAGTCCGTCGGCGACGAGGCGATGTCGGGGTCGTTCGTCGTGGCGGGCTCGGGCCTCTACCAGGCCACCCGCGTCGGCAAGGACTCGTTCGCATCAGGGCTGACGGCGGAGGCGAAGAAGTACTCGCTCACCAACTCCGAGCTGCGCGACTCGATCATGCGGTTCATCCGCTTCGTGTCGTGGTTCCTCATCCCGATCGGCGTCCTGCTGATCGTCTCCCAGCTGCGCGCAGACATCCCCCTCAAGGACGCGATCCGCGGGTCGATCGCCGGCGTGGTCACGATGGTGCCCGAGGGCCTGGTACTGCTCACCAGCATCGCGATGGCGGTCGCCGTGGTCCGGCTGGCGCAGAAGAAGACGCTGGTCCAGGAGATGCCGGCGGTCGAGGTCCTGGCCCGCGTCGACGTGGTCTGCGTCGACAAGACCGGCACCCTTACCCAGCCGGGCATGGCGGTGCGCGACGTGGTCGTGCTGGACCCGGAGGCCCCGGTCGACCAGGCGCTCGGGGCGATGGGCGCCAGCGAGGAGAGCCCCAACCCCACGCTGCAGGCGGTGGCCGCGGCGTACGCCTCGCCCGGCTGGCGGATGACCGACGGGATCGCGTTCTCCTCGGCCCGCAAGTGGTCGGCCGCCACGTTCGAGGGCCAGGGCACCTGGCTGCTCGGCGCCCCCGAGATCCTGCTGCCGGACGGGGACCCGGCCCGGGCCACCTCCGACGAGATCGCCGCGCGCGGCTCCCGGGTGCTGCTGCTGGCCCGCTCGACCGCCGGACCGGGCGCCGGACCGGACGCCGATGGCGATGCCGGTCCGGTGGCCGCGGCCGCGCTGGTCGTGATCGAGCAGCTGCTGCGCCCCGACGTCGCGGACACGATGCGCTACTTCCTCGACCAGGACGTCGAGATCAAGGTGATCTCCGGGGACAACCCGACGACGGTGGGTGCCATCGCGGTGCAGGCCGGGATCCCGCGCGCCGAGGACCCGGTGGACGCACGCACGCTGCCGGAGGACGTCGCCGAGCTGGCCGAGGTGATGGAGGGGCACTCGGTCTTCGGCCGCGTCACCCCGGCGCAGAAGCAGCAGATGGTGGAGGCGCTGCATCTGAAGGGCCACACGGTCGCCATGACCGGCGACGGCGTCAACGACGTGCTGGCGCTCAAGAAGGCCGACCTCGGCATCGCGATGGGGTCCGGGTCCGCTGCCACCCGCGCCGTCGCGCAGATCGTGCTGCTGGACAACAAGTTCTCCGTCATGCCCTCGGTCGTGGCGGAGGGCCGGCGGGTGCTCGGCAACATCGAGCGGGTGTCCGACGTCTTCCTGACCAAGAGCATCTACGCCGCGATCATCTCCCTCATGACCGGCGTGTTCGCGGTCGCGTTCCCGTTCCTGCCCCGTCACCTGTCGGTGATCAGCTCGCTCACCATCGGCATCCCCGGCTTCTTCCTGGCGCTGATGCCCAACACCGAGCGCTTCCGGCCGGGCTTCTTCCGCCGGGTCCTGCTGTTCGCCGTCCCCGCGGGTGTCATCGCCGCCGCCTCGGCCTTCACCAGCTACCTGATCGCCAGCAGGGTCACCGACGACGCCTCGGCCAAGACGTCCGCCACGGTCACGCTGTTCATCGTCGCGCTCGCGGTCCTGCTGCAGTCCGCCCGGCCGCTGAACCCGATCCGCTGGGCGATCGTGGGGCTGATGGCCGCGATGTTCCTGGCGATCCTCTACATCCCGCCGCTGTCGCGATTCTTCGCCCTGGACCTGTCCGCCGACGCCGACAGTCTGGTGGCGGTCGGCATCGGACTCGTCGGCGGGGCGCTGGTCCTGCTCGCCACCCGGATCACGGACAAGTGGCGCCGGGCTCCCGCATGA
- a CDS encoding proline dehydrogenase family protein, with product MIRRALLTVSNITAIRDVAVAAPITRDVVRRFIAGERTPDAVSVAAALAAQGLAVTIDRLGEDTLEVRQADETRDAYLELLTALAEVGLTGATEVSVKLSAVGQALPGDGEKMALENARAICAKAHEVGTTVTLDMEDHTTTDSTLGILRDLRVDFPETGAVLQAYLRRTEADCRDLAYAGSRVRLCKGAYKEPETVAYTSRQEIDKAYVRCLKILMAGDGYPMIASHDPRLIEIAGALAVRNDRAKGTYEYQMLYGIRPDEQRRLTGQGETMRVYVPYGEDWYGYMVRRMAEKPANLGLFLRSLTSTS from the coding sequence GTGATCCGCCGGGCCCTGCTCACCGTCTCCAACATCACCGCGATCCGCGACGTCGCGGTGGCGGCGCCGATCACCCGCGACGTGGTCCGGCGGTTCATCGCCGGTGAGCGCACCCCCGACGCGGTCTCCGTCGCCGCGGCGCTGGCCGCCCAGGGGCTCGCGGTGACCATCGACCGGCTCGGCGAGGACACCCTGGAGGTCCGGCAGGCCGACGAGACGCGGGACGCCTACCTCGAGCTGCTGACGGCGCTGGCCGAGGTCGGCCTGACCGGCGCGACCGAGGTCTCGGTGAAGCTGTCCGCGGTCGGCCAGGCGCTGCCCGGCGACGGGGAGAAGATGGCGCTGGAGAACGCCCGGGCCATCTGCGCGAAGGCGCACGAGGTCGGCACCACGGTGACCCTCGACATGGAGGACCACACCACCACCGACTCGACGCTGGGCATCCTGCGCGACCTGCGGGTCGACTTCCCCGAGACCGGCGCGGTGCTGCAGGCCTACCTGCGCCGGACCGAGGCCGACTGCCGGGACCTCGCGTACGCGGGCTCGCGGGTCCGCCTGTGCAAGGGCGCGTACAAGGAGCCGGAGACCGTCGCGTACACGTCGCGGCAGGAGATCGACAAGGCGTACGTCCGCTGTCTGAAGATCCTGATGGCCGGGGACGGCTACCCGATGATCGCCAGCCACGACCCGCGGCTGATCGAGATCGCCGGGGCGCTCGCGGTCCGCAACGACCGCGCGAAGGGGACGTACGAGTACCAGATGCTCTACGGCATCCGGCCGGACGAGCAGCGTCGCCTCACGGGCCAGGGCGAGACCATGCGCGTCTACGTCCCGTACGGCGAGGACTGGTACGGCTACATGGTCCGCCGGATGGCCGAGAAGCCGGCCAACCTCGGACTCTTCCTGCGCTCGTTGACGTCCACGTCGTGA
- a CDS encoding sugar phosphate isomerase/epimerase, whose amino-acid sequence MSIRIPDAKVALSTTSVYPESTAAGFEIASKLGYDGVEVMVMTEAVSQDPDALRRLSDHYAIPILSVHSPCLLLTQRVWGTDPWVKLMRARRAAESLGAPTVVVHPPFRWQRDYARDFVLGLDRLSRDTDIRFAVENMYPWRARNRELAAYSPGWDVRTEDYPHTTLDLSHTAVSGSDAVEYAADLGERLAHVHLADGSGSARDEHLIPGRGNQRCGEVLEGLARNGFAGTVVVEVSTRGATSRAEREADLAEALAFARLHLAAASP is encoded by the coding sequence ATGAGCATCCGCATCCCGGACGCGAAGGTGGCCCTGTCCACCACCTCGGTCTACCCGGAGTCGACCGCGGCCGGGTTCGAGATCGCCAGCAAGCTCGGCTACGACGGCGTCGAGGTCATGGTGATGACCGAGGCGGTCAGCCAGGACCCCGACGCGCTGCGGCGGCTGTCGGACCACTACGCGATCCCGATCCTGTCGGTGCATTCGCCGTGCCTGCTGCTGACGCAGCGGGTGTGGGGGACCGACCCGTGGGTGAAGCTGATGCGGGCCCGCCGCGCCGCCGAGTCCCTGGGCGCGCCCACCGTGGTGGTCCACCCGCCCTTCCGCTGGCAGCGCGACTACGCCCGCGACTTCGTCCTGGGCCTCGACCGGCTGTCGCGGGACACCGACATCCGGTTCGCGGTCGAGAACATGTACCCGTGGCGGGCCCGCAACCGCGAGCTGGCCGCGTACTCCCCCGGGTGGGACGTTCGCACGGAGGACTACCCGCACACCACCCTGGACCTGTCGCACACGGCCGTGTCCGGGTCCGACGCGGTCGAGTACGCCGCGGACCTCGGTGAGCGGCTGGCGCACGTCCACCTCGCCGACGGGTCGGGCTCCGCGCGGGACGAGCACCTCATCCCCGGCCGGGGCAACCAGCGCTGCGGCGAGGTGCTCGAGGGGCTGGCCCGCAACGGGTTCGCCGGGACGGTCGTCGTGGAGGTCAGCACGCGCGGGGCCACCTCCCGCGCGGAGCGCGAGGCGGACCTGGCCGAGGCGCTCGCCTTCGCCCGACTGCACCTGGCCGCCGCCAGCCCCTAA
- a CDS encoding PAS domain S-box protein, producing the protein MRQGPSSGGDASLRAAVESLLDPWVLLAPVRDDAGTVVDFEFADANAAACDYNRKPRAELVGARLLDLLPGHAATGLLGQYAAAVETGQALDLDDLTYAQELLGSLPRRYLVRAVPVEDALSCTWRDVTGRYEEQERLAASEERFRRAFSESAIGMCLVSPDGRFLEVNAALCALFDRDIDEMASLTWQELTHPDDLDDDLALVASVVAGERDHYHLRKRFLRPDGTVVHGVLTVSGIRDHSSRLAYFVSQIVDVTEEVLAQTALERALWERRRLLDQLPVGVYAMRMTAQGDVGFDYVSPALCRLVGISEEALMADVRLAFDVAHPDDRPGLLAANEAAVAAVEPFTWEGRFLVSGQDRWVRLHSVPDRERSGDLVWHGVISDVTDEVRAREQAVDAAREFRLLAENSSDVVYRTGPDGRCVWVSPSVREVLGWEAADWVGRRMATLVHPDDLAEAERLRAAAVSDPEAYVPSRIELRYADVDAHWRWMSARGRPVTGAEGTVTGGVTALRDVHDEVTAREALREREEQYRAVAEHSSDVVLRSRSGIADWVSPSAVDVLGLEPEELVGTDLTRRVHPEDLDRLLAARSELEPGSVSVLRFRVLRGDRSWRWFEAQTRLWIDADGEAQGAVMALRDVDEAVVAQQQLEESRQLLRTTLDAMVDPWVLLAAVRADDGRIVDFEYADANPAACAANGLPRERLLGRRLLDLFPEHGPSGLLASYVRVLDTGEPLSMDDVPFPSRLHGGATRWFDNRAVQVGPDRLSFTWRDVTERYELRQRDALAARRDSLTGLPNRIELVERIQGFLARAARTGTERAVLYCDVDHFKQVNDRYGHAMGDQVLRTVALRIAGSVRAQDLVARMGGDEFVVVLDGVHDRDEAAAVAEKVRRAVGTPLPMWDDETTVTMSIGVTLVSDCGDPESCLHAADVALYRAKAEGRDRVAVA; encoded by the coding sequence GTGAGGCAAGGGCCGTCGTCGGGGGGCGACGCCTCGCTGCGCGCGGCGGTGGAGTCGCTGCTCGACCCTTGGGTGCTGCTCGCGCCGGTGCGCGACGACGCGGGCACCGTCGTCGACTTCGAGTTCGCCGACGCGAACGCCGCGGCGTGCGACTACAACCGCAAGCCCCGGGCCGAGCTGGTGGGGGCCCGGCTGCTCGACCTGCTGCCCGGCCACGCGGCCACCGGACTGCTGGGCCAGTACGCCGCCGCAGTGGAGACGGGGCAGGCCCTCGACCTCGACGATCTGACGTACGCCCAGGAGCTGCTCGGCAGTCTGCCGCGCCGCTATCTGGTGCGGGCGGTCCCGGTCGAAGACGCGCTCAGCTGTACCTGGCGTGACGTCACCGGACGGTACGAGGAGCAGGAACGGCTGGCCGCGAGCGAGGAGCGCTTCCGCCGCGCGTTCTCGGAGTCCGCGATCGGGATGTGCCTGGTGTCGCCGGACGGGCGGTTCCTGGAGGTCAACGCGGCCCTGTGCGCCCTGTTCGACCGCGACATCGACGAGATGGCCTCGCTCACCTGGCAGGAGCTGACCCATCCGGACGACCTGGACGACGACCTCGCCCTGGTCGCCTCCGTGGTGGCCGGGGAGCGGGACCACTACCACCTGCGCAAGCGCTTCCTGCGGCCCGACGGGACCGTGGTGCACGGTGTCCTCACCGTCAGCGGGATCCGCGATCACAGCAGCCGACTGGCCTACTTCGTCTCCCAGATCGTCGACGTCACCGAGGAGGTGCTGGCCCAAACCGCGCTGGAGCGCGCGTTGTGGGAGCGTCGTCGGCTCCTCGACCAGCTCCCGGTCGGCGTCTACGCGATGCGGATGACCGCGCAGGGGGACGTGGGGTTCGACTACGTCAGCCCTGCGCTGTGCCGCCTCGTCGGCATCAGCGAGGAGGCGCTGATGGCCGACGTCCGGCTGGCCTTCGACGTCGCCCACCCCGACGACCGGCCCGGACTCCTGGCGGCGAACGAGGCAGCGGTCGCCGCCGTCGAGCCGTTCACCTGGGAGGGCCGGTTCCTGGTGTCGGGGCAGGATCGGTGGGTGCGCCTGCACTCGGTGCCGGACCGCGAGCGGTCCGGGGACCTGGTCTGGCACGGAGTCATCAGCGACGTCACGGACGAGGTCCGGGCCCGGGAGCAGGCCGTCGACGCGGCCCGGGAGTTCCGCCTGCTGGCGGAGAACTCGTCCGACGTGGTCTACCGGACCGGGCCGGACGGCCGGTGCGTGTGGGTGTCGCCCTCGGTGCGGGAGGTCCTCGGCTGGGAGGCCGCGGACTGGGTCGGCCGCAGGATGGCCACCCTCGTGCACCCGGACGACCTCGCCGAGGCCGAGCGCCTGCGGGCCGCCGCTGTCAGCGACCCCGAGGCGTACGTGCCGAGCCGGATCGAGCTGCGCTACGCCGACGTGGATGCGCACTGGCGCTGGATGTCGGCACGAGGCCGCCCCGTCACCGGGGCGGAGGGCACCGTCACCGGCGGTGTCACCGCGCTGCGCGACGTGCACGACGAGGTCACCGCCCGCGAGGCGCTGCGCGAGCGGGAGGAGCAGTACCGCGCGGTTGCCGAGCACTCGTCGGACGTGGTCCTGCGCAGTCGGTCAGGGATCGCCGACTGGGTGTCGCCGTCAGCGGTCGACGTCCTGGGGCTGGAGCCCGAGGAGCTGGTCGGGACCGACCTGACCCGGCGGGTCCACCCCGAGGACCTGGACCGGCTGCTGGCCGCTCGGTCCGAGCTCGAGCCGGGGTCGGTCAGCGTGCTGCGGTTCCGGGTCCTGCGCGGGGACCGGTCCTGGCGCTGGTTCGAGGCGCAGACCCGGCTGTGGATCGATGCCGACGGGGAGGCCCAGGGAGCGGTCATGGCCCTGCGGGACGTCGACGAGGCCGTCGTCGCGCAGCAGCAGCTCGAGGAGTCCCGGCAGCTGCTGCGCACCACCCTCGACGCGATGGTCGACCCGTGGGTCCTGCTGGCCGCCGTGCGCGCGGACGACGGCCGGATCGTCGACTTCGAGTACGCCGACGCCAACCCCGCGGCCTGCGCTGCCAACGGGCTGCCCCGTGAGCGGCTGCTCGGCCGGCGGCTGCTGGACCTGTTCCCCGAGCACGGGCCGAGCGGTCTGCTCGCCTCCTACGTGCGCGTGCTCGACACCGGCGAGCCGCTCTCGATGGACGACGTGCCGTTCCCCTCCCGCCTGCACGGAGGCGCGACCCGGTGGTTCGACAACCGCGCGGTCCAGGTCGGGCCGGATCGCCTCAGTTTCACCTGGCGGGACGTCACCGAGCGCTACGAGCTGCGCCAGCGCGACGCGCTTGCGGCCCGGCGTGACTCGCTCACCGGGCTGCCCAACCGGATCGAACTGGTCGAGCGGATCCAGGGCTTCCTGGCCCGCGCCGCGCGCACCGGCACCGAGCGAGCGGTCCTGTACTGCGACGTCGACCACTTCAAGCAGGTCAACGACCGCTACGGGCATGCGATGGGTGACCAGGTGCTGCGGACCGTCGCGCTGCGGATCGCCGGCTCGGTGCGCGCCCAGGACCTGGTGGCGCGCATGGGCGGCGACGAGTTCGTCGTCGTGCTCGACGGGGTGCACGACCGGGACGAGGCGGCCGCGGTGGCCGAGAAGGTGCGACGGGCGGTCGGAACCCCACTCCCGATGTGGGACGACGAGACCACCGTGACGATGAGCATCGGCGTGACCCTGGTCAGCGACTGCGGGGACCCCGAGTCGTGCCTGCACGCAGCCGACGTCGCGCTGTACCGGGCGAAGGCGGAGGGCCGGGACCGCGTCGCCGTTGCGTGA
- a CDS encoding TetR family transcriptional regulator, translated as MATDEVRDAVLDAARAAFHARGYVGTTMKGVAAAAGVAPTVVRKYYASKDRLFAAAMRLPFDPASAVPELLAPGLDGMGERLVRATFDVLGDEESRQDLIALFQAGASAGRAAQSVRDFLEDSLIDRIAAGVGIPDARMRAALISAQLVGLAVTRYVIKLEPLASAPEEQVVRLYAPAIQDLLDPSKPLPGAK; from the coding sequence ATGGCCACGGACGAGGTGCGGGACGCAGTCCTGGACGCCGCCCGCGCGGCCTTCCACGCGCGTGGGTACGTCGGGACCACGATGAAGGGCGTGGCCGCCGCCGCCGGCGTCGCGCCGACCGTGGTGCGCAAGTACTACGCCAGCAAGGACCGCCTGTTCGCCGCCGCGATGCGACTGCCGTTCGACCCCGCGTCCGCGGTGCCGGAGCTGCTGGCCCCGGGGCTGGACGGCATGGGCGAGCGGCTGGTCCGGGCGACCTTCGACGTGCTGGGCGACGAGGAGTCCCGGCAGGACCTGATCGCCCTGTTCCAGGCCGGCGCCTCGGCCGGCAGGGCCGCGCAGTCCGTCCGGGACTTCCTCGAGGACAGCCTCATCGACCGGATCGCCGCCGGCGTCGGCATCCCGGACGCCCGGATGCGGGCGGCCCTCATCTCCGCCCAGCTCGTCGGCCTGGCGGTCACCCGCTACGTGATCAAGCTCGAGCCGCTGGCCTCGGCGCCCGAGGAGCAGGTCGTCCGGCTCTACGCCCCCGCGATCCAGGACCTGCTCGACCCGTCCAAGCCCCTGCCGGGCGCGAAATAG
- a CDS encoding SulP family inorganic anion transporter, with product MGRSPRRDLVAGVTVAVVALPLALAFGISSGLGAGAGLVTAILAGGLAAFFGGSNLQVSGPTGAMTVVLVPIVAQYGTTAVLTVGLLAGVLLLGLALARAGRVMRYIPLPVVEGFTLGIAVIIALQQVPAALGVPGEGEKVLLAAVDAVVTWVQQPQWLPVAVAAGVAAVMLVGARLRPGLPLSLAAVVVASVAVGVSGAAVAVIGPVPSTLPAPQLPPLSPALVSALVVPAVAVAALAALESLLSATVADAMSVAERHDSDRELFGQGIANLASPLFGGIPATAAIARTAVNVRAGARSRLAAITHSAVLLLIVLVGSRWVAEIPLAALAGVLIATAVQMVEVSSLRALLRSTRGDALVLVVTAVATVLLDLVTAVILGLVVAGFAALRQVARTARVDETPLDEDHGDEESRLLADRIVAYRLDGPLFFGAAHTFLLELSEVGDVRVVVLRMSRILSLDATGASVLADTITRLEGRGVTVLMSGVRPGHDRVLRQLGVYDSLAHEGHLFATTPEAIAHARVHASGAAHPRPG from the coding sequence ATGGGTCGAAGCCCGCGCAGGGACCTGGTGGCGGGGGTCACCGTCGCGGTCGTCGCGCTGCCGCTGGCGCTCGCGTTCGGGATCTCCTCCGGCCTGGGCGCCGGTGCAGGCCTCGTGACCGCGATCTTGGCCGGCGGGCTGGCCGCCTTCTTCGGCGGCAGCAACCTGCAGGTGTCCGGACCGACGGGGGCCATGACCGTGGTCCTCGTCCCGATCGTGGCCCAGTACGGGACGACGGCGGTCCTCACCGTGGGGCTGCTCGCCGGGGTGCTGCTGCTCGGCCTGGCGCTGGCCCGGGCCGGCCGGGTGATGCGCTACATCCCGCTGCCGGTGGTCGAGGGCTTCACCCTCGGGATCGCGGTGATCATCGCCCTGCAGCAGGTCCCGGCCGCGCTCGGCGTGCCCGGCGAGGGCGAGAAGGTGCTGCTCGCCGCCGTGGACGCCGTGGTCACGTGGGTGCAGCAGCCGCAGTGGCTTCCGGTCGCCGTGGCTGCCGGGGTGGCCGCCGTCATGCTCGTGGGGGCGCGCCTGCGACCCGGCCTCCCGCTGTCCCTGGCCGCCGTCGTCGTCGCGTCCGTGGCCGTGGGCGTCTCGGGTGCCGCCGTCGCCGTCATCGGCCCGGTGCCCTCGACCCTGCCCGCCCCGCAGCTGCCGCCGCTGTCGCCGGCGCTCGTCAGCGCCCTGGTCGTGCCGGCGGTGGCGGTCGCGGCCCTGGCGGCACTGGAGTCGCTGCTGTCGGCCACCGTGGCCGACGCCATGAGCGTGGCCGAGCGGCACGACTCCGACCGGGAGCTGTTCGGGCAGGGGATCGCGAACCTGGCCAGCCCGCTGTTCGGGGGGATCCCCGCGACGGCGGCGATCGCCCGCACAGCGGTCAACGTACGGGCGGGGGCCCGCTCGAGACTGGCCGCCATCACGCACTCGGCGGTCCTGCTGCTCATCGTGCTGGTCGGCTCGCGCTGGGTGGCCGAGATCCCGTTGGCCGCCCTGGCGGGCGTCCTGATCGCGACGGCGGTGCAGATGGTCGAGGTCTCCAGCCTGCGGGCGCTGCTGCGCTCCACAAGGGGCGACGCCCTCGTTCTCGTGGTCACTGCGGTGGCGACCGTCCTGCTGGACCTCGTGACCGCCGTGATCCTCGGTCTCGTCGTCGCCGGGTTCGCCGCTCTCCGCCAGGTCGCCAGGACCGCGCGCGTGGACGAGACGCCGCTGGACGAGGACCACGGCGACGAGGAGAGCCGGCTGCTGGCGGACCGCATCGTGGCCTACCGGCTGGACGGCCCGCTGTTCTTCGGCGCCGCGCACACCTTCCTGCTGGAGCTGTCCGAGGTCGGCGACGTACGGGTGGTCGTGCTGCGGATGTCCCGCATCCTGAGCCTGGACGCGACCGGTGCCTCGGTCCTCGCCGACACGATCACCCGGCTCGAGGGACGGGGGGTGACCGTGCTCATGTCGGGCGTCCGGCCGGGGCACGACCGAGTGCTCCGGCAGCTCGGCGTCTACGACAGCCTCGCTCACGAGGGTCACCTGTTCGCGACCACGCCCGAGGCCATCGCGCACGCGCGGGTGCATGCCTCCGGCGCGGCGCACCCCCGTCCCGGGTGA
- a CDS encoding Ppx/GppA phosphatase family protein — protein sequence MRLAVLDIGSNTVHLLVVDAHYGAAPLPAESMKTPLRLAEHLTPDGDLDSRAVRALVDFVRRSLARAEDLGVTDVMAFATSAIREAGNGDEVLDRVRELAGVQPQVLSGDDEARLTFLAVRRWFGWSAGRVLVLDIGGGSLEIAVGSDEEPDAAVSVPLGAGRVTRAFLPGDPPDPDAVRALRRHARATIADVAGRVLRVGEPRIAVATSKTFRQLARICGAAPSSEGFHVPRALTREDLGEWVPRLAAMTRKERAKLPGVSDARAGQILGGAIVAEAAMDLFSQDRLEICPWALREGVILRRLDGLER from the coding sequence GTGCGCCTCGCAGTGCTGGACATCGGGTCCAACACGGTCCACCTGCTCGTGGTGGACGCCCACTACGGCGCCGCCCCGCTGCCGGCCGAGTCGATGAAGACCCCGCTGCGGCTGGCGGAGCACCTGACCCCCGACGGCGACCTCGACTCGCGCGCCGTGCGCGCGCTGGTCGACTTCGTCCGCCGCTCGCTGGCCCGCGCCGAGGACCTGGGGGTCACCGACGTGATGGCGTTCGCCACGTCGGCGATCCGCGAGGCCGGCAACGGCGACGAGGTGCTCGACCGGGTCCGCGAGCTCGCCGGGGTGCAGCCGCAGGTGCTGTCCGGGGACGACGAGGCCCGGCTGACGTTCCTCGCCGTGCGCCGCTGGTTCGGCTGGTCCGCCGGCCGGGTGCTGGTGCTCGACATCGGCGGCGGCTCGCTGGAGATCGCGGTCGGCTCCGACGAGGAGCCCGACGCGGCCGTGTCCGTACCCCTCGGCGCCGGCCGCGTGACCCGTGCGTTCCTGCCCGGCGACCCGCCCGACCCCGACGCCGTACGGGCGTTGCGCCGGCACGCGCGTGCCACCATCGCCGACGTGGCCGGCAGGGTGCTCCGGGTGGGCGAACCGCGGATCGCGGTCGCGACGTCCAAGACATTCCGCCAGCTCGCGCGGATCTGCGGCGCCGCGCCGAGCAGCGAGGGCTTCCACGTGCCGCGCGCCCTGACGCGGGAGGACCTCGGCGAGTGGGTCCCCCGGCTGGCCGCGATGACCCGCAAGGAGCGCGCCAAGCTGCCCGGGGTGTCCGATGCGCGCGCCGGCCAGATCCTGGGGGGAGCGATCGTGGCGGAGGCGGCGATGGACCTCTTCTCGCAGGATCGGCTGGAGATCTGCCCGTGGGCCCTGCGCGAGGGAGTCATCCTGCGCCGGCTGGACGGGCTCGAGCGGTGA
- the proC gene encoding pyrroline-5-carboxylate reductase has product MSADRDDPGGVQVAQVAVLGAGVMGETLLSGLLRAGRPTSDLLITERRPDRAAELHERYGVDVVDNVTAAQRAHTLALVVKPQDMGALLDEIGPHLREGALVVSLAAGITTAFLESRLPAGVAVVRVMPNTPALVDQGMAAVSPGTHCDTRHLEEAESLLGSVGKVLRVPESQQDAVTAISGSGPAYVFYVVEAMIEAGVMLGMPRATAHELVIQTVYGAAAMLKETGEHPTVLRENVTSPAGTTVAALRELDDHKVRAAFLTAMEAARDRSRELAAGS; this is encoded by the coding sequence GTGAGCGCCGACCGCGACGACCCGGGAGGGGTTCAGGTGGCACAGGTCGCCGTCCTCGGCGCTGGCGTGATGGGGGAGACCCTGCTGTCCGGGCTGCTGCGCGCCGGCCGGCCCACCTCGGACCTGCTCATCACCGAGCGACGCCCGGACCGGGCCGCCGAGCTGCACGAGCGCTACGGCGTCGACGTGGTGGACAACGTGACGGCCGCCCAGCGCGCGCACACGCTCGCGCTGGTGGTCAAGCCCCAGGACATGGGCGCGCTGCTCGACGAGATCGGGCCGCACCTGCGGGAGGGCGCGCTGGTCGTGTCGCTGGCCGCGGGCATCACCACCGCGTTCCTGGAGTCCCGGCTGCCCGCCGGCGTCGCGGTGGTGCGGGTGATGCCCAACACCCCCGCGCTGGTGGACCAGGGGATGGCCGCGGTGTCCCCCGGCACGCACTGCGACACCCGGCACCTGGAGGAGGCCGAGTCGCTGCTGGGCTCGGTGGGCAAGGTGCTGCGGGTGCCGGAGTCCCAGCAGGACGCGGTCACCGCCATCTCCGGCAGCGGCCCGGCGTACGTGTTCTACGTCGTCGAGGCCATGATCGAGGCCGGGGTCATGCTCGGGATGCCGCGCGCCACCGCCCACGAGTTGGTCATCCAGACCGTGTATGGCGCGGCCGCCATGCTCAAGGAGACCGGCGAGCACCCGACGGTGCTGCGGGAGAACGTCACGTCGCCGGCGGGGACGACGGTCGCCGCGCTGCGCGAGCTGGACGACCACAAGGTCCGGGCGGCGTTCCTCACCGCGATGGAGGCGGCACGCGACCGCAGCCGCGAGCTGGCCGCCGGTTCCTGA